A window of Photobacterium sp. GJ3 contains these coding sequences:
- a CDS encoding XapX domain-containing protein, which produces MFEVMIALLAGVIVGLLFSALKLPIPAPPVLSGVMGIVGVFLGGQLYQWILERFFSG; this is translated from the coding sequence ATGTTTGAAGTCATGATCGCGCTGCTGGCTGGCGTCATTGTTGGTTTGCTGTTTTCCGCGCTCAAGCTGCCCATTCCGGCACCTCCGGTCTTATCGGGGGTGATGGGGATTGTGGGTGTGTTTTTAGGCGGGCAGTTGTATCAGTGGATCCTCGAGCGATTTTTTTCCGGATAA
- the deoC gene encoding deoxyribose-phosphate aldolase: MSDLKTAALRALKLMDLTTLNDDDTDAKVIALCKNAKTPVGNTAAICIYPRFIPVAKKQLREQGTPEVRIATVTNFPHGNDDIEIAVAETKAAVAYGADEVDVVFPYRALIAGNEDVGFELVKQCKAACGDILLKVIIETGELKDPALIRKASEISIQAGADFIKTSTGKVPVNATPESAEIMLTVIKDMGVQDKVGFKPAGGVRTAEDAAQYLAMADRILGADWADNMHYRFGASSLLANLLHTLGEGDKAAEGGY; encoded by the coding sequence ATGAGCGATTTAAAAACTGCTGCACTGCGTGCGTTAAAACTGATGGATCTGACCACACTGAATGATGACGATACTGACGCCAAAGTCATTGCGCTGTGTAAGAACGCAAAAACGCCAGTGGGCAACACCGCTGCGATTTGTATTTATCCGCGTTTTATTCCGGTTGCGAAAAAGCAGCTGCGTGAGCAGGGCACTCCGGAAGTCCGCATTGCAACCGTGACTAACTTCCCGCACGGCAATGACGACATTGAGATCGCTGTGGCTGAAACCAAAGCGGCCGTTGCTTACGGTGCAGATGAAGTGGACGTGGTTTTCCCATACCGTGCCCTGATCGCGGGCAACGAAGACGTGGGCTTCGAGCTGGTGAAGCAGTGTAAAGCTGCCTGTGGCGATATCCTGCTGAAAGTGATCATCGAAACCGGTGAACTGAAAGATCCTGCCCTGATTCGTAAAGCGTCTGAAATCTCTATTCAGGCGGGTGCTGATTTCATCAAAACTTCGACCGGTAAAGTCCCTGTGAACGCGACCCCGGAATCCGCTGAGATTATGCTGACCGTGATCAAAGACATGGGTGTGCAGGACAAAGTAGGCTTTAAACCAGCGGGTGGTGTGCGGACTGCAGAAGATGCGGCGCAATATCTGGCCATGGCTGATCGTATTCTGGGCGCTGACTGGGCTGACAACATGCACTACCGTTTTGGTGCATCCAGCCTGCTGGCAAATCTGCTGCATACGCTGGGTGAAGGCGATAAAGCAGCGGAAGGCGGCTACTAA
- the deoA gene encoding thymidine phosphorylase — protein sequence MYLPQEIIRKKRDNIALTQEEINFFIQGIAKDQVSEGQIAAFAMAVYFNDMTMDERVALTCAMRDSGMVLNWDHMNFGGPIVDKHSTGGVGDVTSLMLGPMVAACGGFVPMISGRGLGHTGGTLDKLESIPGYNIMPSNDVFGQVTQSAGVAIIGQTGDLAPADKRVYATRDITATVDNISLITASILSKKLAAGLESLVMDVKVGSGAFMPTYEASEELAKSIVAVANGAGTKTTALLTDMNQVLASSAGNAVEVREAVQFLTGEYRNPRLFEVTMALCVDMLLNAGLAKDDQEARTKLQAVLDNGSAAERFGKMVHGLGGPADLIENYNNYLATAEIVKPVFATQSGFAGAMDTRALGMAVVSMGGGRKVATDTIDYAVGLTDMIRLGQFADSQTPLAVIHARSEAQWQEAAQAVRQAITMTEQAPAATPEVYRRIRAEDV from the coding sequence ATGTACTTACCTCAGGAAATCATCCGCAAAAAACGTGATAACATCGCGCTGACCCAAGAAGAAATTAACTTTTTTATTCAAGGCATTGCCAAAGATCAGGTGTCTGAAGGCCAGATCGCAGCCTTTGCAATGGCAGTGTACTTCAATGACATGACCATGGACGAGCGTGTGGCACTGACTTGTGCGATGCGCGATTCAGGCATGGTGCTGAACTGGGACCACATGAACTTCGGTGGCCCGATTGTCGACAAACACTCCACCGGTGGTGTGGGTGATGTGACCTCGCTGATGCTCGGCCCGATGGTGGCCGCATGTGGCGGCTTTGTTCCGATGATCTCTGGTCGTGGCCTGGGCCATACCGGCGGCACACTGGATAAGCTGGAATCCATTCCGGGTTATAACATCATGCCGTCGAACGACGTATTTGGTCAGGTCACTCAATCTGCAGGTGTGGCGATTATCGGCCAGACCGGCGATCTGGCACCAGCCGACAAGCGCGTGTATGCAACGCGCGATATTACCGCGACAGTCGATAATATTTCACTGATCACCGCATCGATTCTGTCGAAGAAGCTGGCTGCTGGGCTTGAGTCGCTGGTGATGGACGTCAAAGTGGGCTCCGGCGCATTTATGCCGACTTATGAAGCTTCGGAAGAACTGGCGAAGTCGATTGTAGCTGTCGCCAACGGTGCGGGCACCAAAACTACAGCGCTGCTGACGGATATGAATCAGGTGCTGGCATCCAGTGCTGGTAATGCGGTGGAAGTGCGCGAAGCCGTTCAGTTCCTGACCGGTGAATACCGCAATCCGCGTTTGTTTGAAGTCACGATGGCGTTGTGTGTCGACATGCTGCTGAATGCAGGTCTGGCTAAGGATGACCAAGAAGCGCGTACCAAACTGCAGGCGGTGCTGGATAACGGTTCGGCTGCTGAGCGCTTTGGCAAGATGGTCCACGGACTGGGTGGTCCGGCTGACTTGATTGAAAACTACAACAACTATCTGGCGACTGCCGAAATCGTGAAGCCTGTTTTTGCGACGCAGAGCGGTTTTGCTGGTGCGATGGATACCCGTGCACTGGGCATGGCTGTGGTGAGCATGGGCGGTGGTCGTAAAGTGGCAACCGATACGATTGATTACGCTGTGGGTCTGACCGATATGATTCGTCTGGGTCAGTTCGCAGACAGTCAGACACCGCTGGCCGTGATCCATGCACGCAGCGAAGCACAGTGGCAGGAAGCAGCCCAGGCAGTCCGTCAGGCAATCACAATGACAGAACAGGCACCAGCGGCAACCCCTGAGGTTTACCGCCGTATCCGTGCTGAAGATGTTTAA
- a CDS encoding phosphopentomutase has protein sequence MKRAIILVLDSFGLGATEDAHKFGDVGSNTMGHIAKACAEGRADNANRSGLLNLPNLTRLGLGKAAEESCGEFPAGLDPLAEITGAYGHAAEISSGKDTPSGHWEIAGVPVLFDWGYFTDTSNSFPQELLDRIVARAKLPGYLGNCHASGTQVLDDLGEEHMKTGKPIFYTSADSVFQIACHEETYGLDNLLELCQIVREELEDYNIGRVIARPFIGPAKGQFERTGNRRDLSIEPPAATVLQKLVDEQQGQVVSVGKIADIYAHCGITRKVKATGLEALFNATLAEMDTAGDKTIVFTNFVDFDSAYGHRRDVAGYAAALEYFDRRLPELLAQLKEDDVLIITADHGCDPTWPGTDHTREHIPVLVSGPKIPAGSLGRRETFADIGQSLASYFGTSAMDHGTSFL, from the coding sequence ATGAAAAGAGCAATTATCCTGGTACTCGACTCGTTTGGTCTGGGCGCAACCGAAGATGCGCACAAATTTGGAGATGTCGGCTCAAATACCATGGGTCATATCGCCAAAGCCTGTGCGGAAGGTCGTGCTGACAACGCTAATCGCAGTGGCTTGCTGAATCTGCCGAACCTGACCCGTCTGGGGCTGGGGAAAGCGGCGGAAGAGTCCTGCGGTGAGTTTCCTGCAGGTCTGGACCCACTGGCTGAAATCACCGGTGCCTATGGCCATGCTGCAGAGATTTCTTCAGGCAAAGACACACCGTCCGGCCACTGGGAAATCGCAGGTGTGCCTGTTCTGTTTGACTGGGGTTACTTTACTGACACCAGCAACAGCTTCCCGCAGGAACTGCTGGATCGCATCGTGGCGCGGGCCAAGCTGCCGGGTTATCTGGGTAATTGCCACGCATCCGGCACACAAGTGCTGGATGATCTGGGTGAAGAACATATGAAAACCGGCAAGCCGATTTTCTACACCTCTGCGGACTCTGTGTTCCAGATTGCCTGCCATGAAGAAACCTATGGTCTGGATAACCTGCTGGAATTGTGTCAGATCGTGCGTGAAGAACTGGAAGACTACAATATTGGCCGCGTGATCGCCCGTCCGTTTATCGGTCCGGCGAAAGGCCAGTTTGAGCGCACCGGCAACCGTCGCGATCTGTCGATTGAGCCACCTGCAGCCACCGTGTTGCAAAAGCTGGTGGACGAGCAGCAGGGCCAGGTAGTGTCTGTCGGTAAGATTGCCGATATTTACGCTCACTGCGGCATCACCCGTAAAGTGAAAGCCACAGGCCTGGAAGCGCTGTTTAATGCCACGCTGGCTGAAATGGACACTGCGGGTGATAAGACGATTGTTTTCACCAACTTTGTCGACTTCGATTCTGCCTATGGTCATCGTCGTGACGTTGCCGGCTACGCCGCAGCGCTGGAATATTTCGACCGTCGTCTGCCGGAGCTGCTGGCGCAGTTGAAAGAAGACGATGTGCTGATTATCACGGCGGACCATGGCTGCGATCCAACCTGGCCGGGCACAGACCACACCCGCGAACACATTCCTGTGCTGGTGAGCGGTCCGAAAATTCCGGCTGGCTCTCTGGGACGTCGTGAAACGTTCGCCGATATCGGTCAGAGTCTGGCAAGCTACTTTGGTACGTCTGCCATGGATCACGGGACTTCTTTCCTGTAA
- the deoD gene encoding purine-nucleoside phosphorylase yields MATPHINAEMGDFADVVLMPGDPLRAKFIADTFLQDVKEVCNVRNMFGYTGTYKGRKISVMGHGMGIPSCSIYATELVKDFGVKKIIRVGSCGAVRDDVHLRDVVIGMGASTDSKVNRIRFGGHDFAAIADYGMVQNAVEAAKAKGIKVKVGNLFSADLFYNPDFDFFKTMDKYGILGVEMEAAGIYGVAAEFGAKALTICTVSDHILRGEATTSDERQTTFLEMMEIALESVLLGDKDAA; encoded by the coding sequence ATGGCTACTCCACATATTAATGCCGAAATGGGTGATTTTGCGGATGTTGTCCTGATGCCGGGGGATCCCCTGCGCGCTAAATTTATTGCCGATACATTTCTGCAAGATGTGAAAGAAGTGTGTAACGTCCGCAATATGTTTGGCTATACCGGGACTTACAAAGGCCGCAAAATCTCTGTGATGGGCCATGGTATGGGCATTCCGTCCTGTTCTATTTATGCCACAGAGCTGGTGAAAGATTTCGGTGTGAAGAAGATCATCCGGGTCGGCAGCTGCGGCGCAGTGCGTGATGACGTGCACCTGCGTGATGTGGTGATTGGCATGGGTGCGTCCACCGATTCAAAAGTGAACCGTATCCGCTTCGGTGGCCATGATTTCGCGGCGATTGCGGATTACGGCATGGTGCAGAACGCGGTTGAAGCGGCCAAAGCTAAAGGCATCAAAGTGAAAGTCGGGAACCTGTTCTCGGCGGATCTGTTCTACAACCCGGATTTCGACTTTTTCAAAACCATGGACAAGTACGGCATCCTGGGTGTTGAAATGGAAGCGGCGGGTATCTATGGTGTGGCTGCAGAGTTTGGTGCCAAGGCCCTGACAATCTGTACCGTGTCCGATCATATCCTGCGTGGCGAAGCGACGACCTCAGATGAGCGTCAGACCACGTTCCTGGAAATGATGGAAATCGCACTGGAATCTGTGTTGCTGGGCGACAAAGACGCAGCATAA
- a CDS encoding YtjB family periplasmic protein, with protein sequence MFKFKTVRMQRIWQFLVLVLSFAGLITMLEYGARLNQNNFNMLSEQTQSLSRIIARQAASTATDDILENQQDKLQALVNRISDEPLILDASIYDVEGTPLAQTEDAMPLDQVSGLTTPLSTASIGRQQIVQPVLTDDGQIVGYLRLTLEHGKLVQHAADQIDNMTNTVRGLVLAALFIGFILAYTFGRRKDVWHFPFLLTANAKD encoded by the coding sequence ATGTTTAAGTTCAAAACTGTACGCATGCAGCGTATCTGGCAGTTTCTGGTGCTGGTCCTCAGCTTTGCTGGCCTCATCACCATGCTGGAATATGGCGCCCGCCTGAATCAGAACAACTTCAACATGCTGAGTGAGCAGACGCAGTCGCTGTCCCGCATTATTGCCCGGCAGGCCGCCAGCACAGCAACAGACGATATTCTTGAAAATCAGCAGGACAAACTTCAGGCACTGGTGAACCGTATTTCTGACGAGCCGCTGATTCTCGATGCCAGCATTTATGATGTGGAAGGCACCCCGCTGGCACAAACCGAAGATGCCATGCCACTGGATCAGGTGTCCGGCCTGACGACACCGCTGTCGACTGCCAGTATTGGCCGCCAGCAGATTGTGCAGCCGGTGCTGACGGATGACGGCCAGATCGTGGGCTATCTGCGACTGACACTGGAACACGGAAAGCTGGTTCAGCATGCCGCAGATCAAATCGACAATATGACCAATACCGTCCGCGGACTGGTTCTGGCCGCCTTGTTCATTGGCTTTATTCTGGCTTACACCTTCGGTCGCCGGAAAGATGTCTGGCATTTCCCATTTTTGCTGACCGCCAACGCGAAGGACTGA
- the serB gene encoding phosphoserine phosphatase → MLTIKKHTSLHTRFPESVAATNLDVKYVSAVVYSQALTPERIDRIEHHCGETFSVIAAWKVGQYDVLLLRNPLTAPLIEALEAHRVDYAPFRDLPDLSQPGLAVFDMDSTAIQIECIDEIAKLAGVGEQVAEVTERAMQGELDFEQSLRERVATLAGASADILEQVRQQLPLMPEMRELIAALHQYGWKTAIASGGFTYFSDYLKEALQLAHAQSNQLEIVDGKLTGQVLGSIVDAQAKADILLELAEAYDIAPHNTLAVGDGANDLVMMSAAGLGIAYHAKPKVVATAPAAVRFADLGGVLCLLSASLWPQKIGW, encoded by the coding sequence GTGCTGACGATAAAAAAACATACTTCGCTACATACCCGCTTTCCGGAAAGTGTTGCAGCAACCAATCTGGACGTGAAATACGTCTCGGCTGTGGTGTACAGTCAGGCGCTGACTCCGGAGCGGATTGATCGGATAGAACATCACTGCGGTGAGACGTTCTCGGTGATCGCCGCCTGGAAAGTGGGGCAATACGACGTCCTGCTGCTGCGTAATCCGCTGACCGCTCCTTTGATTGAGGCACTGGAAGCACATCGGGTGGATTATGCACCCTTCAGAGATTTGCCCGATTTATCTCAACCCGGCCTGGCTGTGTTTGATATGGATTCGACCGCCATTCAGATTGAATGTATTGACGAAATTGCCAAACTGGCTGGCGTCGGTGAGCAGGTGGCGGAAGTCACCGAGCGTGCCATGCAGGGCGAGCTGGACTTTGAGCAGAGCTTGCGTGAGCGGGTCGCGACTCTGGCAGGGGCGAGTGCCGACATTCTGGAACAGGTGCGTCAGCAACTGCCCCTGATGCCGGAGATGCGCGAGCTGATTGCGGCGTTGCATCAGTACGGCTGGAAAACCGCCATTGCTTCCGGCGGCTTTACCTATTTTTCTGATTATCTGAAAGAAGCGTTGCAACTGGCGCATGCGCAATCGAATCAGCTTGAAATTGTGGACGGCAAGCTGACCGGTCAGGTGCTGGGCAGTATCGTTGATGCACAGGCGAAGGCCGATATCTTACTTGAACTGGCTGAAGCCTATGATATTGCACCTCACAATACGTTGGCGGTCGGCGACGGTGCCAATGATCTGGTGATGATGTCTGCTGCCGGACTGGGCATTGCCTACCATGCTAAACCTAAAGTGGTGGCCACAGCGCCTGCGGCCGTTCGTTTTGCTGATCTCGGCGGGGTTTTGTGCCTGTTGTCGGCTTCGCTCTGGCCTCAGAAGATTGGCTGGTAA
- a CDS encoding PilZ domain-containing protein, with amino-acid sequence MLLDEYKGLIEQLLPAYDSEDFNDLFQHLTNDLNGPTRLQVKMELNRLMAPCRQPVDLRGKVNGECRPYELHGMTHWLDDVAMNVYRRRIKAYGDQFRVGVYESLMTTRNNFRVMRQQQPEPQQAAEPEAPPVEDAPPFSAELLRFGYHLNRSEQRIQISTPVVLSLPYSQEVNGISADISPSGARFRVSSAFRYVEGQMVTAYFPELAKQLKDERLMQGMNYRVLGVTPHDNESFTWLRLVLVAPNDAIKDAIEASRQQTANRSRRNYEDKIIQTRARGYEHCFLKHTSSIPLFFAGTELKYCLLTEHNRHVWEHWHDERNQSVINHLLSEERIRTLGKEGMSQCSTLIYSFTHQHEGKSYFYSAALPEMRVEERQLFWHIGAARDSWRVIRLSLYPISQDDRNQLQEIAPELLDTLSTLTHIGVLQDLTNRAGQNDYRLTEKPALPSKQLQVFRHPRNPVAATRAVYFDPKPQRSESRFLFKTPVALEVPATPEQEGSTLLGHTIDISTRGLNLRLDEPLRAKRGDQLKVTFDELLQMAKEAPLRRIPYQVVRLSPDCRNVQLTAGRGEDAARSEHFLRRLIKHNEARLPVSEEIMPAGPLLLAMHQMLLTRLNCLPYFCEKVENQVKVRAIGANKPLPTLGKLLQQSGDEKQLSLAPIFQHRVKQLLSETMRPIAVTQPYVHELYLAILPQPGQTPRVISKLFSDFQTGESRRQFTRQAREQGHFLAVRITAVPLLDPTTALIAQELAELSRVAMHRARSLEIEFTSLMGFGEFYDITDEVLLRLGL; translated from the coding sequence ATGTTGCTGGACGAATACAAAGGACTGATAGAACAACTGCTGCCCGCTTATGACAGCGAGGATTTCAACGATCTGTTTCAGCATCTGACCAATGATCTCAACGGCCCGACCCGGCTGCAGGTCAAAATGGAACTGAACCGTTTGATGGCACCGTGCCGGCAACCCGTTGATCTGCGCGGCAAAGTGAATGGCGAGTGCCGCCCTTATGAGCTGCACGGCATGACGCACTGGCTGGATGATGTCGCGATGAATGTCTATCGTCGCCGAATCAAAGCCTACGGCGATCAATTCCGGGTCGGCGTTTATGAATCGCTGATGACCACCCGTAACAATTTCCGGGTGATGCGACAACAGCAGCCGGAGCCCCAGCAGGCCGCAGAGCCGGAAGCGCCCCCGGTTGAAGACGCCCCTCCTTTTTCAGCCGAACTTTTACGGTTTGGCTATCATCTGAACCGCAGTGAACAACGGATCCAGATTTCGACCCCGGTGGTGCTGAGTCTGCCGTATTCACAGGAAGTGAATGGTATTTCCGCCGATATCTCACCGTCGGGTGCTCGTTTCCGGGTCTCGTCCGCCTTCCGGTATGTTGAAGGCCAGATGGTGACGGCCTATTTCCCGGAGCTGGCCAAGCAACTGAAAGACGAGCGGTTAATGCAGGGCATGAATTACCGGGTCTTAGGTGTTACGCCGCATGACAATGAAAGTTTTACCTGGCTGCGACTGGTGCTGGTGGCCCCCAATGACGCCATCAAAGATGCCATTGAAGCCAGCAGACAACAAACAGCAAACCGCTCCCGGCGTAACTATGAAGACAAAATTATCCAGACGCGAGCCCGCGGCTATGAACACTGTTTTCTGAAACATACCAGCAGTATTCCACTGTTTTTTGCCGGAACTGAACTGAAATACTGTTTACTCACCGAACACAATCGTCATGTCTGGGAACACTGGCATGACGAACGGAATCAGTCTGTCATCAACCATTTGTTGTCGGAAGAGCGGATCCGAACGCTGGGCAAAGAAGGCATGAGTCAGTGCAGTACGCTGATCTACAGCTTTACCCATCAGCATGAAGGCAAATCTTATTTTTATTCTGCCGCGCTGCCGGAAATGCGCGTTGAAGAACGTCAGCTGTTCTGGCACATCGGTGCCGCCCGCGACAGCTGGCGTGTGATTCGGCTATCACTGTATCCCATCAGTCAGGATGACCGGAACCAGTTACAGGAAATTGCCCCGGAATTGCTGGATACCCTCTCGACCCTGACGCACATCGGTGTGCTTCAGGATTTAACCAACCGTGCGGGCCAGAACGATTACCGCCTGACCGAAAAACCAGCACTGCCAAGCAAGCAGTTGCAAGTGTTCCGTCATCCGCGCAATCCGGTTGCAGCAACCCGTGCGGTGTATTTCGATCCCAAACCGCAGCGAAGTGAGTCCCGTTTTCTGTTCAAAACCCCGGTTGCGCTGGAAGTGCCCGCCACACCAGAACAGGAAGGAAGCACGCTCCTCGGTCATACCATTGATATTTCAACCCGGGGCCTGAACCTGCGGCTGGATGAGCCCCTGAGGGCGAAACGGGGAGATCAACTCAAAGTCACCTTTGATGAACTGCTGCAAATGGCGAAAGAAGCACCTTTACGGCGTATTCCTTATCAGGTTGTCCGTCTGAGTCCGGACTGCCGCAATGTGCAGCTGACCGCGGGTCGTGGCGAAGATGCCGCCCGCAGCGAGCATTTCCTGCGCCGGTTAATCAAACACAACGAAGCAAGGCTGCCGGTCAGTGAAGAAATTATGCCAGCCGGTCCGCTGCTGCTGGCCATGCACCAGATGCTGCTGACCCGCCTGAACTGTCTGCCGTATTTCTGCGAAAAGGTTGAAAATCAGGTCAAAGTCCGGGCAATCGGGGCCAACAAGCCCTTACCGACCCTGGGTAAATTACTGCAGCAATCCGGAGATGAGAAACAACTGTCACTGGCCCCGATTTTCCAGCACCGGGTGAAACAGTTGTTGAGCGAAACCATGCGTCCCATCGCAGTCACACAGCCCTATGTTCATGAGCTGTATCTGGCTATCTTGCCGCAACCCGGCCAGACGCCCAGAGTGATCAGCAAATTGTTCAGTGATTTCCAGACCGGTGAAAGCCGTCGTCAGTTTACCCGGCAGGCACGTGAGCAAGGGCATTTTCTGGCTGTCCGGATCACGGCGGTGCCGTTACTGGATCCGACCACGGCGCTGATCGCGCAGGAACTGGCCGAATTGTCCAGAGTCGCCATGCACCGGGCCCGCTCGCTGGAAATCGAATTTACCTCTCTGATGGGCTTTGGTGAGTTTTACGATATTACGGATGAAGTCTTACTGAGGCTGGGGCTGTAA
- the radA gene encoding DNA repair protein RadA: protein MAKTKRAYVCSECGADFPRWQGQCSACAAWNTITEFTIPKTKSALGGAGNGSAANSYAGAATKVQKLSEVESKDLPRFSSGISELDRVLGGGIVPGSVLLLCGDPGAGKSTLLLQSIGSVAGSREALYVSGEESIHQISQRAKRLGTPNIDRIQVVAETSVEQILHHVQEQKAEFVIIDSIQTMTVAHNESAAGSPSQVKESAAALTRFAKTEGVTFMIVGHINKDSNVAGPMQLIHIVDGLFALSSTSDEKFRVLRTSKNRFGADSESCFFAMTETGMKQVKNPSAIFLSRSNKNHAGSVCTTLWEGTRPLLVEIQALCNQSLTEVPRRLSVGYDSNRLAMSIAVLARHGGVMLSDMDIFVNCVGGIRIEETSADLSVLLAIFSSFKNAPIPQDVLVFGEIGLNGDIRPSANGVERIREAAKQGFTRAIIPKANASRPLPGIEIIAVEDLQEALTAFERVAV, encoded by the coding sequence ATGGCAAAAACCAAAAGAGCTTACGTCTGCAGCGAATGCGGGGCTGACTTCCCACGCTGGCAGGGCCAGTGCAGTGCCTGCGCCGCTTGGAATACCATTACCGAATTCACCATTCCGAAAACCAAATCGGCCCTGGGCGGGGCGGGCAACGGCAGTGCGGCAAACAGCTATGCCGGTGCGGCCACCAAAGTGCAGAAGCTTTCTGAAGTTGAAAGCAAAGATCTGCCTCGATTCAGCTCAGGAATTTCTGAGCTGGACCGGGTGCTGGGGGGCGGGATTGTCCCAGGCTCCGTGCTGCTGTTGTGTGGTGACCCTGGGGCCGGTAAATCGACGCTGTTGTTGCAGAGTATTGGTTCTGTGGCGGGCTCACGTGAGGCGTTGTACGTGTCGGGTGAAGAATCCATTCATCAGATTTCCCAGCGGGCGAAGCGGCTGGGTACACCGAACATCGACCGGATTCAGGTGGTGGCGGAAACCTCAGTCGAACAAATCCTGCATCATGTGCAGGAGCAGAAAGCTGAATTTGTCATTATTGACTCCATTCAAACCATGACCGTGGCACACAATGAGTCGGCGGCCGGCAGTCCGAGTCAGGTCAAAGAATCTGCTGCTGCGCTGACCCGGTTTGCCAAGACGGAAGGGGTAACCTTCATGATTGTCGGCCACATCAACAAAGATTCCAACGTTGCCGGTCCGATGCAGCTGATCCACATTGTCGATGGCTTGTTCGCGCTGTCGTCAACGTCCGATGAAAAGTTCCGTGTATTACGAACCTCGAAGAATCGCTTCGGAGCCGATTCTGAATCCTGCTTCTTTGCCATGACAGAAACCGGCATGAAACAGGTCAAGAACCCGTCTGCGATTTTCCTCAGCCGCTCGAATAAGAACCATGCTGGTTCGGTGTGTACCACGCTGTGGGAAGGGACCCGGCCTTTGCTGGTGGAGATTCAGGCGTTGTGTAACCAGTCGCTGACCGAAGTGCCGCGACGCCTGAGTGTGGGCTACGATTCCAACCGGCTGGCGATGTCGATTGCGGTGCTGGCCCGCCACGGCGGCGTGATGCTGTCGGATATGGATATCTTCGTCAACTGCGTTGGCGGGATCCGAATTGAGGAAACCTCGGCGGACCTTTCCGTGCTGCTGGCGATTTTCTCCAGCTTCAAAAACGCGCCGATCCCGCAGGATGTGCTGGTGTTCGGTGAGATTGGCCTGAATGGCGATATCCGGCCCTCGGCCAATGGCGTTGAGCGGATCCGTGAAGCGGCGAAGCAGGGCTTTACCCGGGCGATCATTCCGAAAGCGAACGCCAGCCGCCCGTTGCCGGGCATCGAGATTATCGCCGTTGAAGATCTGCAGGAAGCGCTGACGGCGTTCGAACGGGTTGCCGTTTAA
- a CDS encoding PilZ domain-containing protein yields MKERRQFIRIVYQAPATLQQAGATWHTTLKDISLHGVLLSRPEDWPQREDNTFDVDIVLPQTDVHLTMAAELIEQDETTLRMKIAHIDIDSLSHLRRLIELNLGDDALLHRELAHLTDLAADE; encoded by the coding sequence ATGAAAGAACGACGTCAGTTTATCCGGATTGTGTATCAGGCACCGGCAACGCTGCAACAGGCAGGCGCTACATGGCACACCACACTGAAAGATATTTCCCTGCATGGCGTGTTGCTCTCCCGCCCTGAAGACTGGCCACAGCGCGAGGACAACACATTTGACGTCGATATCGTGTTACCGCAGACCGATGTTCATCTGACCATGGCCGCTGAACTGATCGAGCAGGACGAAACCACGCTGCGGATGAAAATCGCCCACATTGATATCGACAGCCTGTCGCACCTGCGCCGTTTAATTGAGCTGAATCTGGGTGATGATGCCCTGCTGCATCGCGAGCTGGCGCATCTCACCGATCTGGCTGCAGATGAATAG